A single region of the Labrus bergylta chromosome 10, fLabBer1.1, whole genome shotgun sequence genome encodes:
- the gpr75 gene encoding probable G-protein coupled receptor 75, translating to MNATVTPPDLLDVPRQQNFSSNLGAQSPSGWAVIHTATLTFCSLLLVFIFLLGSYGNLVVFLSFFDPMFRKFRTNFDFMILNLSFCDLFICCVTAPMFALVLFLDAGGGDGVSKSFCFAFHLTSSGFIIMSLETVAVIALHRLRMVLGQQPNRTASFPCTLTLTALLWTSSFTLAALLTMRAYPRRDGPCLPHFGFGGGKARVVLYVYLADFAFCVAVVSVSYLMIAQTLRKNAQVRKCPVISVDATCPPPPPPLLAAGFENMQCAVPAPPLYRNQTYNKLQNVQIHSYANKTSQPLVPGAAQGATCCQLVSTVNLATAKDSKAVVTCVVIVFSVLLCCLPMGVSLAQDVLSPESSFAHYQIELCGFVLIFLKSGINPFVYSRNSAGLRRRVLCCVQWAALGFLCCKNKTRLHAMGKGSLEVNRNKSSHHETNSAYVLSPKPQRRLVDQACGPSHSRDCVGSPKATGARKPRPPSTSTPINTRIEPYYSIYNSSPSAGPSSPTSLQPVSSQTFAFAKSYVAMHYHTHQDALQDFESSSVHQIPIPSV from the coding sequence ATGAACGCCACTGTTACCCCACCGGACCTGCTGGATGTGCCGCGACAGCAGAACTTCAGCAGCAACCTGGGCGCGCAGAGTCCATCGGGCTGGGCCGTGATCCACACCGCCACCTTGACcttctgctctctcctcctcgtcttcatcttcctcctggGCTCTTACGGCAACCTCGTGGTGTTCCTGTCCTTCTTCGACCCCATGTTCCGCAAATTCCGCACCAACTTCGACTTCATGATCCTCAACCTGTCCTTCTGCGACTTGTTTATCTGCTGTGTGACCGCTCCCATGTTTGCCCTGGTGCTCTTCTTGGACGCGGGCGGAGGGGACGGTGTGTCCAAGAGTTTCTGCTTTGCGTTCCACCTGACCAGCTCGGGCTTCATCATCATGTCGCTGGAGACGGTGGCGGTCATCGCTCTGCACAGGCTGCGCATGGTTTTGGGGCAGCAGCCCAACCGCACCGCCTCTTTCCCTTGCACCTTAACCCTCACCGCCCTGCTGTGGACTTCCAGCTTCACCCTGGCCGCCCTGCTAACCATGCGAGCGTACCCCCGCAGAGACGGACCATGCTTGCCCCACTTTGGTTTTGGAGGGGGAAAGGCCAGGGTCGTGTTGTATGTCTACCTGGCAGACTTTGCTTTTTGTGTCGCCGTGGTGTCTGTATCCTATCTTATGATTGCGCAGACGCTAAGGAAGAACGCACAAGTGAGAAAATGTCCAGTAATCAGCGTAGATGCCACTTGCCCGCCACCTCCACCACCTCTCCTCGCAGCGGGCTTTGAGAACATGCAGTGTGCAGTTCCTGCCCCGCCTCTGTACCGCAACCAGACTTACAACAAACTGCAGAACGTTCAGATACACTCGTATGCCAACAAAACCAGCCAGCCTCTTGTTCCCGGAGCTGCACAAGGAGCCACTTGCTGCCAGCTCGTCTCCACGGTCAACCTGGCCACCGCCAAAGACTCCAAGGCGGTCGTCACGTGCGTGGTGATCGTGTTCTCGGTGCTGCTGTGCTGCTTGCCGATGGGAGTCTCTCTGGCGCAGGACGTTTTGTCGCCGGAAAGCAGCTTTGCGCATTACCAGATTGAACTGTGCGGCTTTGTGCTGATTTTCCTCAAGTCGGGAATCAATCCCTTTGTGTACTCGCGCAACAGTGCGGGCCTCCGCCGCCGCGTGCTGTGCTGCGTGCAGTGGGCCGCTCTGGGCTTCCTCTGCTGCAAAAACAAGACTCGCCTGCATGCGATGGGGAAGGGCAGCTTGGAAGTCAACCGCAATAAATCCTCCCACCACGAGACCAACTCGGCCTATGTGCTGTCGCCTAAGCCACAGAGGAGGCTGGTGGACCAGGCGTGCGGACCCAGTCACTCCAGGGATTGTGTGGGGAGTCCAAAGGCCACAGGTGCTCGCAAGCCCCGCCCTCCGAGCACCTCTACGCCTATCAACACGCGCATCGAGCCCTACTACAGTATATACAACAGCAGCCCCTCTGCAGGGCCCAGCTCGCCCACCAGCCTGCAGCCCGTGAGCTCTCAGACGTTCGCGTTTGCCAAGTCGTACGTAGCGATGCACTACCACACTCATCAAGACGCACTGCAAGACTTTGAGAGCAGCTCAGTGCACCAGATTCCTATTCCCTCGGTCTGA